CCTTATATCCAAACTtaccaaattatatatatatatatatatatatatatatatatatatatatatatatatatatatatatatatatattatcgtGTATTTTTTTTCCGTCTCATCTTCTAATGTGTAATAGGAAATGCAGTTCgaataattaaatcatttcaATTTCTGTTTAAACAATATAGAATTTAGTAATCTAGAATATATTAGTTTGGTTGAGttttttgagtttaatttagtttagacaaattaattttttttaatttaattaaatttgaatgtaATTTGGTTTAGTTAAGTAAGTATATAGTGAAAATTAAGGTTGTGttcactttaattaatttattgttgaaAGAGAATTTGAAAGATGGATTTAAGTATCGTGTTCAGATACAATAATTTGAGAGGAAATGAAAGCTCGAATTTCCGGGATCAACTGAAAATCCCGTCTCTCTGAAGAAAGGAGATTTGTgggaaaaagaagtttttacaatattaatttcattatcattgTCTAATGtaaaattgcaaaagaaaaagaaaaagaattcattcttattttatgaACGATGCTTTTTGGAATcgaatatgaaaaaatatatattttcacaaaCATGTAACTGAATATATATTTACGTGATTAAATTTtgtggttttattttatatttttgtgttgtttaataATGCAGTAGGTGATctatttttctagttttaataataataacaaacactaataataataataataacaataataataaaataataataataataataataataataataataataataatagtttaaaaaaatctttaactCATTATTGTCTGTGGAGAAACTGGGTAAAGACAAGGCTTTTTGTAAGAAGCTTCAACGAAAAAATCACAGAAAGAGACTGCAAAAATGAAACGCGTTAACTTTAAAATTCCACTACCAACCGAAGGATTCCGATTTACATTTCTTGACTGTTTGCCTGTCTTTTCGCAGGATTTCGTGATTTAAGAACTCGTAAATACGATTTGGTAATTATAATAATCACAATATACTTAGAAAAGATTTTTGTAAGAAGCTTCAACGAAACGCGTTAACTTTATAATAATACTGTGTTTAATATCATTTGATGTTTCTCTTACTTCATTTTACCTCTCTTTCCTTTCTCCATAAATTCAGGTCACTCCCTTACTTGCCCTCATAACAACTATCTCTCACTTTCCCACTAAAGGTCAGAGAACAAAGTTCCAATGCTGTCAGGGGCAAGGTCGCAGTGGGATTCCTCCCACGCCATCATCCATCGCacctcttcttcatctaatGCATACGATGTATTTGTCAGCTTCCGTGGTGAAGACACGCGCAACAACTTCACTAGTTTTCTCTTTGGAGCTCTCCGTCGACAAGGCATTCTTGCCTTCAAAGATGACCAATGTATCAAAAAAGGCGATTTCATAGCACCCGAGCTTCTACAAGCCATTCAGGGCTCTCAAGTTTTCGTTGTTGTCTTATCAAAGAACTATGCTTCCTCCACTTGGTGCTTGCGTGAACTGGTAGAGATATTTAATTGTTGTCAAACTTCAGCAAGACCTGTTATACCTATATTTTATGATGTTGAGCCTACCACGGTGCGCAACCAGAAAGGATGTTATGAGAAAGCATTTGCAGAACACGAAAATAGATTCAGAGAAGATAAGGTGAAGATGGAAGAAGTTCAAAGATGGAAAGAAGCTCTCAGAAAAGTGGCCGATATCTCTGGTTCGGAAATCGGAAATAAGTGAGCACTCTTCTCTCCCAATTCAATAATTAGTAACCTCAATTGATTTCATGACAAATCTAGCTTTATTGATATTTGGAAGTGCTTCACAAAAATTAAACTGCGGTGGCCTATATACTTTACTCTGCACCTTTTTAGCTTTATTCTGCACGTTATTATTTTatcctaaaaatatatataatcttttcaTGTTCTGGTCATGATGATTTGCCCTCgtttcatataaattttcaggccacaaaatgaacaaattgaaaaaattgttcaagagataatatataatttgagaccaaaaattttaaatcttccAAGGGATGAACTAGTTGGGATAGAGGATCGAGTTCAAAACTTAGGAAATATTTTGCGTTTCGACCTCCTTAATGATGTTCGAGTTGTCGGAATAAGTGGGATGGGTGGCATAGGAAAAACAACTCTTGCTCGGGCTTTATACGAAAGAATTTGTCATCAATATAATTATCGTTGTTTTATTGATGATGTAAGCAAAATATTTCTTGATTCTCGTTCGTTGGGCTTACAAAAGCAATTAATTTCTCAGACTCTAAATGAGAAAAATGTAGAGATTTGTAATGTTATCGAGGGAACATGTTTGGTGCAGTCCAAACTAAACAATGCTAAGGCACTTATAGTTTTTGACAACGTTGATGAAGTTCAACAACTAAGGATATTTAGCGGAAATAGAGACAATTTGTTGCGAGAATGCTTAGGTAAAGGGAGCAGAATCATCATAGTTTCTAGGGATGAACAAATATTGAAGATACATGGAGTGGATGATATTTATCAAGTTCGACCGTTGATATGGAAAGATGCTATCCAACTATTTTGTAGAAATGCTTTCAAAGTTAATTACATTTTGAGCGATTATGAAAAGTTGGCACATGAGATACTATCACATGTTGAAGGTCATCCCTTGGCAATTGAAACAATTGGGTCATCTTTGTTTGGCCGAAGTTTGTCACAATGGAAAAGTGTATTGAAAGGgctagaagaaaataataaaagtaaaaatattatggatATTTTGCGCATAAGTTATATTCAActggaagaaaaatacaaacaaacatTTTTGGATATTGCTTGCTTCTTCAATTATTTTCACGAAGAACGTCTGAAGGAAATTCTAAATTTCCGTGGATTTCATCCTGAAGATAGCATACAAGTTCTCATTGATAAATCACTCATTACTAGAGATTTCGATGAGAGAATACATATGCATAGCTTGCTAGTGGATATGGGAAGGTGTATTGTTCGAGAAGTATCACCTAAAGAGCCTATAAAGTGGAGTAGGTTGTGGACACGCAAAGATCTCCGTGATGCTATGTCAGAGAACGAGGTAAAATTTACatgtttgattataaattttagattgca
This DNA window, taken from Vigna radiata var. radiata cultivar VC1973A chromosome 5, Vradiata_ver6, whole genome shotgun sequence, encodes the following:
- the LOC106762248 gene encoding protein SUPPRESSOR OF npr1-1, CONSTITUTIVE 1-like isoform X3 — translated: MLSGARSQWDSSHAIIHRTSSSSNAYDVFVSFRGEDTRNNFTSFLFGALRRQGILAFKDDQCIKKGDFIAPELLQAIQGSQVFVVVLSKNYASSTWCLRELVEIFNCCQTSARPVIPIFYDVEPTTVRNQKGCYEKAFAEHENRFREDKVKMEEVQRWKEALRKVADISGSEIGNKPQNEQIEKIVQEIIYNLRPKILNLPRDELVGIEDRVQNLGNILRFDLLNDVRVVGISGMGGIGKTTLARALYERICHQYNYRCFIDDVSKIFLDSRSLGLQKQLISQTLNEKNVEICNVIEGTCLVQSKLNNAKALIVFDNVDEVQQLRIFSGNRDNLLRECLGKGSRIIIVSRDEQILKIHGVDDIYQVRPLIWKDAIQLFCRNAFKVNYILSDYEKLAHEILSHVEGHPLAIETIGSSLFGRSLSQWKSVLKGLEENNKSKNIMDILRISYIQLEEKYKQTFLDIACFFNYFHEERLKEILNFRGFHPEDSIQVLIDKSLITRDFDERIHMHSLLVDMGRCIVREVSPKEPIKWSRLWTRKDLRDAMSENEATRNLEAIVLRYHLDEVGVKIPDETIKADGLSKIKHLKLLDVRNVKFSGSLSHLSNEIGYLVWYKYPFECLPQSFQPHKLVELNLYGSSIQRLWEGTKPLSNLKHLDLSLCKSLVEMPDVTEALNLESINLEGCGQLQNLNPSIGSLRKLVVLKLRDCKKLVILSNTILGLNSLKYLDVYGCSKIGSNCLLDETGNTEHMISCLSPSSPLSCLCELDLSFCNVVQIPDYIGKLSCLEKLNLKGNNFVKLPNLKDLLRLYFLDLRNCKRLKYLPDLPSQTVLPSKPLMLSRFPSSMFHDLPYYMDFRLRGLIIFGCPELVEIEECTTKSILWTIQIIEIEVD
- the LOC106762248 gene encoding protein SUPPRESSOR OF npr1-1, CONSTITUTIVE 1-like isoform X1 is translated as MLSGARSQWDSSHAIIHRTSSSSNAYDVFVSFRGEDTRNNFTSFLFGALRRQGILAFKDDQCIKKGDFIAPELLQAIQGSQVFVVVLSKNYASSTWCLRELVEIFNCCQTSARPVIPIFYDVEPTTVRNQKGCYEKAFAEHENRFREDKVKMEEVQRWKEALRKVADISGSEIGNKPQNEQIEKIVQEIIYNLRPKILNLPRDELVGIEDRVQNLGNILRFDLLNDVRVVGISGMGGIGKTTLARALYERICHQYNYRCFIDDVSKIFLDSRSLGLQKQLISQTLNEKNVEICNVIEGTCLVQSKLNNAKALIVFDNVDEVQQLRIFSGNRDNLLRECLGKGSRIIIVSRDEQILKIHGVDDIYQVRPLIWKDAIQLFCRNAFKVNYILSDYEKLAHEILSHVEGHPLAIETIGSSLFGRSLSQWKSVLKGLEENNKSKNIMDILRISYIQLEEKYKQTFLDIACFFNYFHEERLKEILNFRGFHPEDSIQVLIDKSLITRDFDERIHMHSLLVDMGRCIVREVSPKEPIKWSRLWTRKDLRDAMSENEATRNLEAIVLRYHLDEVGVKIPDETIKADGLSKIKHLKLLDVRNVKFSGSLSHLSNEIGYLVWYKYPFECLPQSFQPHKLVELNLYGSSIQRLWEGTKPLSNLKHLDLSLCKSLVEMPDVTEALNLESINLEGCGQLQNLNPSIGSLRKLVVLKLRDCKKLVILSNTILGLNSLKYLDVYGCSKIGSNCLLDETGNTEHMISCLSPSSPLSCLCELDLSFCNVVQIPDYIGKLSCLEKLNLKGNNFVKLPNLKDLLRLYFLDLRNCKRLKYLPDLPSQTVLPSKPLMLSRFPSSMFHDLPYYMDFRLRGLIIFGCPELVEIEECTTKSILWTIQIIEAAYQLSFPRTYIPESIMPGSQIPSLFNNEFVNVDIQYPDNNFITIYPPPVPHDNNFIGVLCCVIFRLHNKHIPMDFRTDHMCLHYKDVSMDGRDIHPYPFRLRSINALLDDRDFAAVDVKKFQYRWVNEQDLINFKITHCANLTARKISVIEENG
- the LOC106762248 gene encoding TMV resistance protein N-like isoform X2, whose product is MLSGARSQWDSSHAIIHRTSSSSNAYDVFVSFRGEDTRNNFTSFLFGALRRQGILAFKDDQCIKKGDFIAPELLQAIQGSQVFVVVLSKNYASSTWCLRELVEIFNCCQTSARPVIPIFYDVEPTTVRNQKGCYEKAFAEHENRFREDKVKMEEVQRWKEALRKVADISGSEIGNKPQNEQIEKIVQEIIYNLRPKILNLPRDELVGIEDRVQNLGNILRFDLLNDVRVVGISGMGGIGKTTLARALYERICHQYNYRCFIDDVSKIFLDSRSLGLQKQLISQTLNEKNVEICNVIEGTCLVQSKLNNAKALIVFDNVDEVQQLRIFSGNRDNLLRECLGKGSRIIIVSRDEQILKIHGVDDIYQVRPLIWKDAIQLFCRNAFKVNYILSDYEKLAHEILSHVEGHPLAIETIGSSLFGRSLSQWKSVLKGLEENNKSKNIMDILRISYIQLEEKYKQTFLDIACFFNYFHEERLKEILNFRGFHPEDSIQVLIDKSLITRDFDERIHMHSLLVDMGRCIVREVSPKEPIKWSRLWTRKDLRDAMSENEATRNLEAIVLRYHLDEVGVKIPDETIKADGLSKIKHLKLLDVRNVKFSGSLSHLSNEIGYLVWYKYPFECLPQSFQPHKLVELNLYGSSIQRLWEGTKPLSNLKHLDLSLCKSLVEMPDVTEALNLESINLEGCGQLQNLNPSIGSLRKLVVLKLRDCKKLVILSNTILGLNSLKYLDVYGCSKIGSNCLLDETGNTEHMISCLSPSSPLSCLCELDLSFCNVVQIPDYIGKLSCLEKLNLKGNNFVKLPNLKDLLRLYFLDLRNCKRLKYLPDLPSQTVLPSKPLMLSRFPSSMFHDLPYYMDFRLRGLIIFGCPELVEIEECTTKSILWTIQIIEGFCCSGCEEISVSLGK